AGGTGCCGGCCGAGCTCGGGACCGGCGTACATCGTCATGACACCCGGGTCCCCGACCTCCTCGGTCCAGCGCTGGAAGTCCGCGTCGTCGGCGAGCGAGCCGTCGGCGGCGGCGGCGCTGGCCTCACGGGCGAGGTCCTCGGTCTCGGCGACGACGGCCCAGTCACCCTCGACCACCCAGCCGCCCTCGTCCTCGCCGGCGCACTCGCGCAGCTTCGCCAGGCCGTCGCGGGCTGCGTCGGCGTCGGTCACCTGCACCACGCCCACCGGGGTGGGACGCTCCTCCCCGAGGTCGACCGCGGCGACGGCGAACCGGTAGCCGAGCCAGGGCTTGACGTCCTCGGTGTAGTCGAGGCCGTCGCACTCCTTCTCGATGTCCTCGAAGGCGAGCTCCAGCAGGTCGTCGTCGGCGTCGAAGCCGTCCAGCTCCTCCCGCAGGGCCGGGAACTTGTCGAGCATGCGGAACGCCTCGATCTTCTGCTCACCGCTGGGGTCGAGGTCGATGCTCACGTAGCCGATCGTGCCGGCAGGCAGGGCCTCGGCCGGCTGCGGGCCGGAGGCCAGGAAGGACATGGTCGCCCACACCCCGCCGCCGACCAGCGCCAGGCCGGCCGCGGCGGCACCGGCGAGGAGCGCGGTACGCCGGCCGTCACGGCCCTCGCGAGACCGGGCGATCGGGTCGCCGCTCTCGGGCTCGAGGAACTCGGGGCCGCCGGAACCGGAGGTCGGCGGAGGGGTGCTGGACATGGGTTCTCCCTGGCTAGGACTCGAGACTGGGACGCACGGCGAGACCCGCCGGTTCCTGATGCCAGAACTCTACTCGCGGGCGGCCGCGCTATCCGCGGGACCGCCGATTTGGCGCGAGTCCGATGAAGACGGCCGCCAGTCCTGCCGTGGCCCCGAGCGGGAACGCCGCGAAGGGGCTGTCGCCCGACACTGCGAGGGTCCCCGGGAGTCGCGTGCCGTCGGGTGCCGAGGCCGCCGCGAGCTGCGGGTCGGGTGGAGCGAGGGCCGTGCCGACCCACAGCATCAACCACCCGGCGAGTGTCGCTCCGACCGCCACCGCGACCAGCGTGACCAGCTCCACCCGGTCGAAGAGCCACCCGCACGCAGCGCCCAGGACCAGCCCGCCGACGGCGCCCACGACGACGTAGAGGGCTGTGCCGGAGAACACCCCGCGCACCCCCTCGAGATCGGGGAACCACGTCCCGTCCGCGACGCTCCCGCTCGGTGCGGTCCACCACCACTCCCACAGCACGCCGCACAGCGCTCCCCCGACGGCGAACAAGGCGAGCACCAGCGTGACGTCGCGCAGCAACCACCAGCGTGAGACGTGGGGCGTGGGGTGGGTCTGCTCGCTCAGCTCTGCAGACACCCGGGCCCCAGCAGCTGCTTGAGATCGGCGAACAGGGCCGGTGTGGGCGAGACCCGCAGGCGGTCGTCGAGGCGGAGCAGGGTGGTCGTCCCCCGGGAGAGCAGCCGCAGGTGGACCTCCGTCACGCCCGGGTGGCTGCCGAGGACCTCCTTGAGGTGGTCGACGACGGGAGCGGTGCACCGCGTCGAGGGCAGGCTCACCACGACCGGGCCGCTGGGACCGTCGCTCAGGTCGGGAACGGTGACCTCCTGCGCGTGGATCTCGGGCTGGTCCTTGCTGCGGGACAGCCGGCCGCGGATGGTCAGGATCGCGTCCTCGGTGAGCAGCGTGCTGGCGAGCTGGTAGGCGCTGGGGAACAGGAGCACGTCGATCGCGCCGTCGAGGTCCTCCAGCGTGACCATCGCCCAGGTGTCACCCCGCTTGGTGATCTTGCGCTGGACGCCGGTGACGAGCCCGCTGATGGTGATCGGGCTGCCGTCGGCACGGTCCTCGTCGAGCATCAGCTGCCCGATGGTGCAGTCGGTGCCCTTGGACAGCACGTGCTCGAGTCCGAGCAGCGGGTGGTCGGAGACGTAGAGGCCGAGCATCTCGCGCTCGTGACCCAGCAGGGTCATCTTGTCCCACTCGTCGATGTCGGGGATCGTCACCGCGATCCCGAAGCCCGAGTCGCCGTCGTCGCCGAGGCCGTCGAAGAGCGAGTCCTGACCGATCGCCTCGTTGCGCTTGATGTCGACGTACTGGTCGACGGCCGTCTCGTGGACGTGGACCAGGGCACGACGGTGGTGCTTCATGTCGTCGAACGCACCGGCCTTGACCAGCGACTCGATCACGCGCTTGTTGCAGACCAGCGCCGGCACCTTGCCCATGAAGTCGTTGAAGTCGGTGTAGCGGCCCTGCTCCTCCCGGGCCTCGACGATCGCCGCGACGACGTTGCTCCCGACGTTGCGGATGGCGGTCAGCCCGAAGCGGATGTCGTCGCCGACCGGCGTGAAGGTCGCCTGCGACTCGTTGACGTCGGGCGGGAGCACCTTGATCTTCATCCGGCGGCACTCGTTGAGGTAGATGGCCATCTTGTCCTTGTCGTCCTTGACGGACGTCAGGAGCGCGGCCATGTACTCGGCCGGGTAGTGCGCCTTGAGGTAGGCGGTCCAGTAGGAGATCAGGCCGTAGGCCGCGGTGTGCGCCTTGTTGAACGCGTAGTCGGAGAACGGGACCAGCACGTCCCACAGCGCCTTGATCGCGCGGTCGGAGTAGCCGTTGGCCCGCATGCCCTCGGAGAAGGGGACGTACTCGGCGTCGAGCACCTCCTTCTTCTTCTTGCCCATGGCGCGGCGGAGCAGGTCGGCCTGGCCGAGGCTGTAGCCCGCGACCTTCTGGGCGACCTTCTGGACCTGCTCCTGGTAGACGATCAGTCCGTACGTCGTGCCGAGGATCTCCTCGAGCGGCTCCTCGAGCTCGGGGTGGATCGGCGTGATCTCCTGCTTGCCGTTCTTGCGCAGGGCGTAGTTGGTGTGGGAGTCCACGCCCATCGGGCCGGGACGGTAGAGGGCCAGGACGGCCGAGATGTCCTCGAAGTTGTCGGGCCGCATGAGGCGCAGCAGGCCACGCATCGGGCCGCCGTCGAGCTGGAAGACGCCGAGCGTGTTGCCGGTGCCGAGGAGCTGGTAGGAGGGCTGGTCGTCGAGGGGCAGGTCCTCCAGGACCAGCACCTCACCGCGGTTGGCCTCGACGTTCTTCACCGCGTCGTCGAGGACCGTGAGGTTGCGCAGCCCGAGGAAGTCCATCTTGATCAGGCCCAGCGACTCGCACGTCGGGTAGTCGAACTGGGTGATGATGGCGCCGTCGGCCGGCCGCTTCATCAGCGGGATGACGTCGAGCAGCGGCTCGCTCGACATGATGATGCCGGCGGCGTGGACGCCCCACTGCCGCTTGAGCCCCTCGAGGCCGATGGCGGTGTCGACCACCGTCTTGACGTCGCCGTCGCTGTCGTAGAGAGCCCGGAACTCACCGCCCTCGCCGAACCGTCCGTGGGCGGGGTCGAACAGGCCCTTGAGGGGGACGTCCTTGCCCATCACCGCCGGGGGCATCGCCTTGGTGATCCGGTCACCCATGGCGAACGGGTAGCCGAGGATCCGCGAGGAGTCCTTGACGGCCTGCTTCGCCTTGATCGTGCCGTAGGTGACGATGTAGGAGACCCGGTCGTCGCCGTACTTCTCGGTGACGTACTTGATGACCTCGCCCCGGCGACGCTCGTCGAAGTCGATGTCGAAGTCGGGCATCGAGACGCGGTCGGGGTTGAGGAAGCGCTCGAAGATCAGGCCGTGCTCGAGCGGGTCGAGCTCGGTGATCCGCAGCGCGTAGGCGACCATCGAGCCGGCCCCCGAACCCCGCCCGGGACCGACCCGGATCCCGTTGTCCTTGGCCCAGTTGATGAAGTCGGCGACGACCAGGAAGTAGCCCGGGAAGCCCATCTGGGTGATGACGCCGATCTCGTAGTCGGCCTGGCGGCGTACGACGTCGGGGACACCGCCCGGGTAGCGGGCCAGCAGCCCCCGGTCGACCTCCTTGACCAGCCAGGAGTCCTCGTTCTCCCCCGGCGGGCACGGGAAGCGCGGCATGAAGGTGCCGTTGCCCTCGCTGAAGGAGACGTCGCACCGCTCCGCGATCAGCAGCGTGTTGTCGCAGGCCTCGGGCAGCCCGTTGCGCTCACCCCACAGCTCGCGCATCTCGGCGGCGGACTTGATGTAGTAGCCGTCGCCCTGGAAGGCGAACCGCTTGCCGCCCTTCTCGTAGGGCGGCTCGCTCATCACGCTGCCGGAGGAGACGCACAGCAGGTGCTCGTGGGAGGCGGCGTGCTCCTTGAGCACGTAGTGGGAGTCGTTGGTGGCGATCGGTGGGATGCCGAGGTCCTTGCTCAGCCGGAGCAGGCCGTCGCGCACCCGGTTCTCGATGCCGAGCCCGTGGTCCATGAGCTCGAGGAAGTAGTTGTCCCGGCCGAGGATGTCCTGGAAGTCGCCGGCCGCCTGGCGCGCCTTCTCGTAGTCGCCGATCCGCAGCCAGACCTGGACCTCGCCGGAGGGGCAGCCGGTGGTGCCGATCAGTCCCTCGCCGTGCTCGGCGAGCAGCTCCCGGTCGGCCCGGGCGTTGTAGAAGTAGCCCTCCATGCTGGCCCGGCTGCTGAGGCGGAACAGGTTGTGCATGCCCGTGGTGTTCTCGGCGAGCAGCGTCATGTGGGTGTAGGAGCCCGACCCCGACACGTCGTCCTGGCCGCCGTCGTTCCAGCGCACCCGCTTCTTCTCGAAGCGGGAGGTGTTGGGGGTGAAGTAGGCCTCCATGCCGATGATCGGCTTGACCCCGTGGGCCTTGGCCTTGGACCAGAACTCGTAGGCCCCGAACACGTTGCCGTGGTCGGTCATGGCGATGGAGCCCATCCCCAGCTCAGCCGTCCGCCGGAAGAGGTCGTCGAGCCGCGCCGCGCCGTCGAGCATGGAGTACTCGGTGTGGACGTGGAGGTGCGCGAAGGAGTCGCTGGACGAGCCGGCCATCGGTGGTCTGGGCACTCCCCTCGGGGGTTCGGACGAGCAGGCAGGGGCCACGACGCCGGGCGCCGCGGGGTGTCGCTGGGGGAAGGACTCGAAGCCTACGACAGTCCGGGGACAGGCACCGGCAGACCCGCCGTTGACGTCGGCCCCACAGGGGAGTTGGCTGGAGGTGTCGGCGGCGGGGAGTGCCGATCAAGAGGAGAGAGCAGTGTCCGGAAAGGTAGTGCACTTCGAGATCCCGTTCGACGACAGCGACCGGGCGGGGAAGTTCTACGGCGACGCCTTCGGCTGGCAGATCATGCCGATGCCTGAGTTGAGCTACACCATGGTCTCGACCGGCCCCTCGGACCAGGAGACCGGCCCCACCGAGAGCGGTTTCATCAACGGAGGGATGTTCCAGCGCAGCGACGAGTTCCCGGCCAAGGGCCCCAACATCGTCATCGACGTCGAGAGCATCGACGACGCCCTGTCGAAGGTGAAGGACGCCGGCGGCAGCGAGGTCGTGGGCAAGATGCCGGTCGGTGACATGGGCTTCACCGCCTACTTCGCCGATCCCGAGGGCAACGTGCTCGGGCTCTGGGAGAACGCGCAACAGGGCTGACCCAGGACACAGCGGCGCGCTCGGCCAGTGTCACCCTGGTGACACCTGACGACCGCCCTGGTCCCCCCTCGCGCCGTCCGCGGCGTCGAGGCTCTCGGTGATGATCGCGTGCACGATCCGCGCGACTCGCCCCTCCCCCAGCTCAGGGGCCCGTGCAGCCAGCCGCCGCACGATCTCCTCCTCGCGCTCCGGGCTGCGCTCGCGGGACGGCTTGACCTCCTGGGTCGCCCGCGTCAGCGCGTGGCGCCGGGCGAGCAGGTCACCCAGCTCGTCGTCGACGTCGTCGATGAGGCCGCGCAGGAACGCCAGTGGGTCCCGTCCCGGCCACGCCATGCGGATGTCGGGAGCACCTTCCTCGTTGCCCGAGCCGTCGGTGCGCTCGAGCTCGATGAGGCCATGGCGACGGTAGAAGCGGCGGGCACCCTCGTTGGACTCGAACACCCAGAGGCAGAAGCCGTCCGGCAGCTCCGCCTTGGCGACGCCGAGCAGCGCCTCCCCGACGCCGTTCCCGGTCTCCCCCGGCGCCAGGTAGAGGTCGTCCAGCCAGCCGTCGGTCGTCGCCAGGTAGCCGACCGCCCGCCCGGCACGCTCGGCCACCCACCCGCGGGTGTCGCCTGCCAACCGGTCGCGCATCCAGCGGTGGGCGCTCGACCGGTCGTGCACCATCGGCGGCAGGCTGCCGACGTTCCCCTCCCTGGAGTCCACGTGCAGGTCGGCCAGCGTCGGCGCGTCGTCCAGCGTCGCGGGGCGCAGCTCGACCTGGTCAGTGGGCATCGCGGATCGCGTCGAGCGCGTGCTGGAGGTCGTCAGGGTAGGTCGACTCGTACTCGACCCGGTCCCCGGTGTCGGGGTGCTCGAAACCCAGCCGCACGGCGTGGAGCCACTGTCGCTCGAGTCCGACGCGCTTGGCCAGCACGGGGTCGGCCCCGTAGGTGAGGTCGCCGACGCACGGGTGCTTGAGCGCCTGCATGTGGACCCGAATCTGGTGGGTGCGGCCGGTCTCGAGAGTGATCTCCAGCAGACTGGCGAACCGGTGCGCCTCGAGCGTCTCGTAGTGGGTGACGCTGTGACGACCGTCGGCCATCACGGCGAACTTCCAGTCCGACTTCGGGTGCCGGCCGATCGGGGCGTCGACGGTCCCCTCGAGCGGGTCGGGGTGACCCTGGACCAGGGCGTGATAGGTCTTCTCGACGTCACGGCGCCGGAAGGCGTTCTTGAGCAGCGAGTAGGCGTGCTCTGACTTGCAGATCACCATGACGCCGGAGGTCCCCACGTCGAGGCGCTGCACGATGCCTTGCCGCTCGGACGCGCCGCTGGTCGCGATGCGGAAACCCGCACCCGCCAGGTGACCGACCACCGTCGGTCCCGACCACCCGGGCGACGGGTGGACGGCGACGCCCACCGGCTTGTCGATCACGACGATCGAGTCGTCGTCGTGGATGATCTTGATGCCCTCGACGATCTCGGGGACCACCTCGAGCGGGTCACTCACGACGGGAATGCTGACCTCGAGCAGGGTGCCGGGCTCCACGCGGTGGCTCTTGGCCACCTCGGCGCCGTCGACGCGGACGTGGCCGTCGCTGATGAGATCGGCCGCGCGGGTCCGGGAGAGCCCGAACATCCGGGCCAGGGCGGCATCGACCCGCTCCCCCTCCAGACCCTCGGGAACCGCGAGCGTGCGGTGATCGGCCTGGGTCACGTCGCGGACTCCTCCTCGCGCGGCCTGCCGTCGAGGGCCACACCGCGGAAGGTCTGCAGCAGGATCAGCGCGGCGGCGACGTTGATGCAGATGTCGGCCACGTTGAACACCGGCCAGTGGGGCAGCATGAACATGTCGACGACATGGCCACGCAGCGGGCCCGGCTCGCGGAAGAGGCGGTCGGTCAGGTTGCCGGCAACACCACCGAGCAGCAGGCCCAGCGCGAGCGACCAGCCCGGCGTGCCGATCCTCCGCGCGAACCACAGCACGACCAGCACCGCGGCGATCGCGAGGCAGCTGAGGGCGACGGTGTAGTTGGTCCCCGTGCTGAACGCCGCGCCCGGGTTGCGGGTCAGGTGGAGCACGAACCAGTCGCCGAGGACGGCGACGTCACCGTCGGCCAGCCGGGTGACGGCGAGCTGCTTGGTGACCAGGTCGACGGCGTACGCCACGACGGCCACGACGCCGAAGAGACCCAGCAGTCGCGGTGAGGGGGTCTGCGGGGCTTCCTGACCGGGGTTGTCGGCGTCGCTCAGCGACGCTCCTCGCGCTGCTTGCATGTCATGCACAGTGTGGCACGGGGGAAGGCCATCACCCGCATCTTGCCGATGGGGTTGCCGCACGACTCGCAGATGCCGTAGGTGCCGTCCTCGATCCGCGCCAGCGCGCGGTCGATCTGGGCCAGCTTCTCGCGCTCGTTGTTGACGACCGTGAGCTCGTGGTCACGCTCGAAGCTCGTGGCGCCCATGTCGGCCTGGTCGTGCCCGGCGCCGTCACCGGAGTCGCGCATCAGCCCCGCCAGCTCCTCCTCCTGCTCCGCGAGGGTAGAGGCGACCTTGTCCCGGATCTCGGTCAGCTCGTCGCGGACCTCCTTGATCTCCGCCTTGGTCCAGGCGCTCTCCCCGGCCTTGACGACCAGCGGACTGACCTTCTTGGCCGCCGACTTCCTGGCAGGGGCCTTCGTGGCCGCCTTCTTGGCAGCAGCCTTCGTGGCGGCCTTCTTGCCCGACTTCGCGGCAGGTGCTGCCTTGGCCGACTTCTTCGTGGCCGACTTCTTCGTGGCCGGCGCCTTCGTGGCGGGTGCGGACTTGGTCGCGGTCGCCTTCTTGGCCGGGGCTGCCTTCTTGCCCGCGGCCCTCTTGGTCGGTGCCGCCTTCGTGGCCGTCTTCTTCGCGGCCGCCTTCGTACCCGTAGCGGTCTTGGTCGGTGCCGCCTTCTTCGCCGCCGACTTCGTGGCCGGCGACTTCTTGGCCGGCGACTTCTTGGCCGGCGACTTCTTGGCCGCGCCCTTGGTCGCGGGCGCCTTCTTGGCCGATGCCTTGGTCGCGGGCGCCTTCTTCGCGGGAGCCGCCTTCTTGCTGGCAGCCTTCTTGCTGGCCGCGGTCGCCGCTGCCGCAGCCTTCTTGGTGGCCGGCGCCGTCTTCTTGGCAGCCTGCTTCGCCGCCTTCTGGGGGGCCTGCTTCGCCGTCTTCGCAGCCTGCGCGGTGGTGCTGCCCGTGCGGGCGCCGTTCGCCGAGCCGGACGACTTGCGACGTATCGCCTTCCGCGCGGCCGACACCGCCGAGCCGGCGATCGACCTCCTGGTGCTCCGAGCCATGACTGGGGGCCTCCTCATCCCGTGCCACGCGTGGCGGCCGCCACAGTGTCGGCGGAACAGTAGCCCGCGCAGGGGGTCGCTTCAAGGAGGCCACGCCCAGGCGGGCGCCCTCCGCAGCCATCGCGGCACAAGCGTCGGGCCCGGCTCACCCTGGGGGGTGAGCCGGGCCCGGTGACGTCGCTTCGCTGCTCTCCTGTGTGCGGCTCAGCCTTCCTCGTCGCCGAGGATCGACCGCAGCCGCTTGGGCTGCGGGTCGCCGTGGCCCGAGGACGCCATGCCCTCACCCGGCGAGTCCAGAGCCTCGAGCTGCTGGGTGAAGTAGGACTTGAGCCGGGCGCGGTACTCGCGCTCGAAGGACCGCAGGTTCTCGACCTCGCCCTTGAGCTTGTCGCGCTCGCGCTCGAGGTCGCCGAACATCTGCTGGCGACGCTCGGCGGTCTCACCGTCGAGCATCTCGGCGCGACGCCGTGCGTCCGCCTCGAGCCGGTCGGCCTTCCCCTTGGACTCGGAGTCCATCCGCTCGGCCTTGGTCCGCGCCTCACCGACGATGCGGTCGGCCTCGTTCTTGGCCTCCTCGACGAGCTCGTCAGCATTGCGCGTGGCGATCTCGAGGAGTCGTGCCGCGGCGCTGGAGGCCTCGGGCACGGTCTCGACGCGGAGGGTCTCCACCGACGACGACGCTGCCGCGCTCACCGGTGCGGCGGGGGCGGGCTCCGGCTCGGGCTCCGGCTCCGGCTCGGGCTCGGGTTGCTTCTCCACCACCGGCGTCGGCGCCGTGACCGGAGCACCCGACTGAGCCGCGGACAACTTCGACCGCAGGTCGTCGTTCTCCTTCGTCAGCCGCGCGAGCTCGGCCTCCACCTCGTCGAGGAACTGGTCGACCTCTCCCATGTCGTAGCCCTCACGGAGGCGAACGGGAGTAAAGCGCTTGTTGCTCACGTCCTCAGGCGTCAGCGGCATGACCTCACCCAATTCATTGATCGGTGTTGCAGAAGCTCTGTCTTGGGAACAATAGCGCCTGACCTCCCCTCGGTCAGGGAGACCGGCGCAGGCACGTCACACGAGTAGGACCCTCTCCACCACCACCAGCAAGAGGTAGGCGCCGATGAGGACGATGATGAAGCTGAGGTCGAGCGCGACGGAGCCGAGCCGAAGCGGCGGGACCACCCGACGCAGCGCCTTGATCGGCGGGTCGGTGACCGAGTAGACGATCTCGAGCACCACCAGCAGGAAGCCGCTCGGTGACCACGAGCGCGCGAAGACCTGGA
The genomic region above belongs to Nocardioides coralli and contains:
- the dnaE gene encoding DNA polymerase III subunit alpha produces the protein MAGSSSDSFAHLHVHTEYSMLDGAARLDDLFRRTAELGMGSIAMTDHGNVFGAYEFWSKAKAHGVKPIIGMEAYFTPNTSRFEKKRVRWNDGGQDDVSGSGSYTHMTLLAENTTGMHNLFRLSSRASMEGYFYNARADRELLAEHGEGLIGTTGCPSGEVQVWLRIGDYEKARQAAGDFQDILGRDNYFLELMDHGLGIENRVRDGLLRLSKDLGIPPIATNDSHYVLKEHAASHEHLLCVSSGSVMSEPPYEKGGKRFAFQGDGYYIKSAAEMRELWGERNGLPEACDNTLLIAERCDVSFSEGNGTFMPRFPCPPGENEDSWLVKEVDRGLLARYPGGVPDVVRRQADYEIGVITQMGFPGYFLVVADFINWAKDNGIRVGPGRGSGAGSMVAYALRITELDPLEHGLIFERFLNPDRVSMPDFDIDFDERRRGEVIKYVTEKYGDDRVSYIVTYGTIKAKQAVKDSSRILGYPFAMGDRITKAMPPAVMGKDVPLKGLFDPAHGRFGEGGEFRALYDSDGDVKTVVDTAIGLEGLKRQWGVHAAGIIMSSEPLLDVIPLMKRPADGAIITQFDYPTCESLGLIKMDFLGLRNLTVLDDAVKNVEANRGEVLVLEDLPLDDQPSYQLLGTGNTLGVFQLDGGPMRGLLRLMRPDNFEDISAVLALYRPGPMGVDSHTNYALRKNGKQEITPIHPELEEPLEEILGTTYGLIVYQEQVQKVAQKVAGYSLGQADLLRRAMGKKKKEVLDAEYVPFSEGMRANGYSDRAIKALWDVLVPFSDYAFNKAHTAAYGLISYWTAYLKAHYPAEYMAALLTSVKDDKDKMAIYLNECRRMKIKVLPPDVNESQATFTPVGDDIRFGLTAIRNVGSNVVAAIVEAREEQGRYTDFNDFMGKVPALVCNKRVIESLVKAGAFDDMKHHRRALVHVHETAVDQYVDIKRNEAIGQDSLFDGLGDDGDSGFGIAVTIPDIDEWDKMTLLGHEREMLGLYVSDHPLLGLEHVLSKGTDCTIGQLMLDEDRADGSPITISGLVTGVQRKITKRGDTWAMVTLEDLDGAIDVLLFPSAYQLASTLLTEDAILTIRGRLSRSKDQPEIHAQEVTVPDLSDGPSGPVVVSLPSTRCTAPVVDHLKEVLGSHPGVTEVHLRLLSRGTTTLLRLDDRLRVSPTPALFADLKQLLGPGCLQS
- a CDS encoding VOC family protein, which codes for MSGKVVHFEIPFDDSDRAGKFYGDAFGWQIMPMPELSYTMVSTGPSDQETGPTESGFINGGMFQRSDEFPAKGPNIVIDVESIDDALSKVKDAGGSEVVGKMPVGDMGFTAYFADPEGNVLGLWENAQQG
- a CDS encoding GNAT family N-acetyltransferase, translating into MPTDQVELRPATLDDAPTLADLHVDSREGNVGSLPPMVHDRSSAHRWMRDRLAGDTRGWVAERAGRAVGYLATTDGWLDDLYLAPGETGNGVGEALLGVAKAELPDGFCLWVFESNEGARRFYRRHGLIELERTDGSGNEEGAPDIRMAWPGRDPLAFLRGLIDDVDDELGDLLARRHALTRATQEVKPSRERSPEREEEIVRRLAARAPELGEGRVARIVHAIITESLDAADGARGDQGGRQVSPG
- a CDS encoding RluA family pseudouridine synthase; the protein is MTQADHRTLAVPEGLEGERVDAALARMFGLSRTRAADLISDGHVRVDGAEVAKSHRVEPGTLLEVSIPVVSDPLEVVPEIVEGIKIIHDDDSIVVIDKPVGVAVHPSPGWSGPTVVGHLAGAGFRIATSGASERQGIVQRLDVGTSGVMVICKSEHAYSLLKNAFRRRDVEKTYHALVQGHPDPLEGTVDAPIGRHPKSDWKFAVMADGRHSVTHYETLEAHRFASLLEITLETGRTHQIRVHMQALKHPCVGDLTYGADPVLAKRVGLERQWLHAVRLGFEHPDTGDRVEYESTYPDDLQHALDAIRDAH
- the lspA gene encoding signal peptidase II encodes the protein MQAARGASLSDADNPGQEAPQTPSPRLLGLFGVVAVVAYAVDLVTKQLAVTRLADGDVAVLGDWFVLHLTRNPGAAFSTGTNYTVALSCLAIAAVLVVLWFARRIGTPGWSLALGLLLGGVAGNLTDRLFREPGPLRGHVVDMFMLPHWPVFNVADICINVAAALILLQTFRGVALDGRPREEESAT
- a CDS encoding TraR/DksA family transcriptional regulator encodes the protein MARSTRRSIAGSAVSAARKAIRRKSSGSANGARTGSTTAQAAKTAKQAPQKAAKQAAKKTAPATKKAAAAATAASKKAASKKAAPAKKAPATKASAKKAPATKGAAKKSPAKKSPAKKSPATKSAAKKAAPTKTATGTKAAAKKTATKAAPTKRAAGKKAAPAKKATATKSAPATKAPATKKSATKKSAKAAPAAKSGKKAATKAAAKKAATKAPARKSAAKKVSPLVVKAGESAWTKAEIKEVRDELTEIRDKVASTLAEQEEELAGLMRDSGDGAGHDQADMGATSFERDHELTVVNNEREKLAQIDRALARIEDGTYGICESCGNPIGKMRVMAFPRATLCMTCKQREERR
- a CDS encoding DivIVA domain-containing protein, coding for MPLTPEDVSNKRFTPVRLREGYDMGEVDQFLDEVEAELARLTKENDDLRSKLSAAQSGAPVTAPTPVVEKQPEPEPEPEPEPEPAPAAPVSAAASSSVETLRVETVPEASSAAARLLEIATRNADELVEEAKNEADRIVGEARTKAERMDSESKGKADRLEADARRRAEMLDGETAERRQQMFGDLERERDKLKGEVENLRSFEREYRARLKSYFTQQLEALDSPGEGMASSGHGDPQPKRLRSILGDEEG
- a CDS encoding YggT family protein, which encodes MYVVGQILHGLLWAFIALLWIRFIVDWVQVFARSWSPSGFLLVVLEIVYSVTDPPIKALRRVVPPLRLGSVALDLSFIIVLIGAYLLLVVVERVLLV